In Anaerolineales bacterium, one DNA window encodes the following:
- the acs gene encoding acetate--CoA ligase yields MAKTSKPKAMEGEVYYPSEQVVEQARLKEWDALAEKAGKDLQGFWADEASELEWFKKWDKVLDDSNKPFFKWFVGGKTNIVHNAIDRHLKTHRKNQLALIWESEDGKDHRTYSYFAMNREVSRMANIIKAMGVQKGERVTIYMGRVPEIVFAMLACAKIGAIHSVVFGGFSVDSLQGRIEDSESKLVITCDGSFQNGKIVELKAIVDESLKRCPSVENVIVVKRVGNGVTMESGRDHWYHDLCVLPIANGKCPTEVMDAEDPLFILYTSGSTGKPKAILHTHGGYMVGTYSTLKYVFDVNDVDRWWCTADPGWITGHSYLVYGPMINGVTSFMFEGGPAYPYPNRWWQCIERYGITIFYTAPTAIRGLMRFGESWPNKHDLSSLRLLGTVGEPINPEAWKWYNRVIGKEKCPIIDTWWQTETGMFMITPTPVVPLKPGSATRPFFGQKAEIVDEQGNPVPDDTEGYLTLLNPWPAMLRTIYGDDERYVNQYWSKYPGRYTTGDSAKRDKDGYYWIIGRVDDVIKVSGHRLGTAEVESALVSHPAVAEAAAIGLPHEVKGQAIHTFVLLRSGFAPSPELAEELRQHVATHMGPIARPEDVKFVDKLPKTRSGKIMRRVLKARAQGLPEGDISTLEE; encoded by the coding sequence ATGGCGAAGACCAGCAAGCCGAAAGCAATGGAAGGCGAAGTTTACTATCCATCCGAGCAGGTGGTGGAGCAGGCGCGCTTGAAGGAATGGGACGCGCTGGCGGAAAAGGCAGGTAAAGACCTGCAGGGCTTCTGGGCGGACGAAGCATCCGAATTGGAATGGTTCAAGAAGTGGGACAAGGTGCTGGACGATTCAAATAAGCCGTTTTTCAAATGGTTCGTGGGCGGAAAGACCAACATCGTACACAATGCCATTGACCGACACCTGAAAACCCACCGCAAGAACCAGCTTGCACTGATCTGGGAAAGCGAAGACGGCAAGGACCACCGCACCTATTCCTATTTTGCGATGAACCGCGAAGTGTCGCGCATGGCGAACATCATCAAAGCCATGGGCGTTCAAAAAGGCGAACGCGTGACCATTTATATGGGGCGCGTGCCTGAGATCGTCTTTGCCATGCTGGCGTGCGCCAAGATCGGCGCGATCCATTCGGTGGTGTTCGGCGGCTTCTCGGTCGACTCGCTGCAGGGGCGCATCGAGGACAGCGAATCCAAGCTGGTCATCACCTGTGATGGCTCGTTCCAGAACGGCAAGATCGTCGAACTCAAAGCCATCGTGGACGAATCGCTCAAGCGCTGTCCGTCCGTTGAAAACGTCATCGTGGTCAAACGCGTCGGCAATGGCGTGACCATGGAATCAGGACGCGACCACTGGTATCACGACCTGTGTGTGCTGCCCATCGCGAACGGCAAATGCCCCACCGAAGTAATGGACGCGGAAGACCCGCTTTTTATCCTGTACACATCCGGCTCCACAGGCAAACCGAAAGCCATCCTGCACACGCACGGCGGCTACATGGTCGGCACGTATTCCACCCTGAAATATGTCTTCGACGTTAACGACGTGGATCGCTGGTGGTGCACCGCCGACCCGGGTTGGATCACGGGACATTCCTATCTCGTCTATGGTCCGATGATCAACGGCGTGACATCGTTCATGTTCGAAGGCGGACCCGCCTACCCATACCCGAACCGCTGGTGGCAGTGCATCGAACGCTACGGCATCACCATCTTCTACACCGCCCCCACTGCCATACGCGGATTAATGCGCTTCGGCGAATCCTGGCCCAACAAGCACGATCTTTCGTCCCTGCGCCTGCTCGGCACGGTCGGGGAGCCGATCAACCCCGAGGCATGGAAGTGGTATAACCGCGTGATCGGCAAGGAGAAATGTCCGATCATCGATACCTGGTGGCAGACGGAGACGGGCATGTTCATGATCACGCCGACACCGGTGGTTCCGCTCAAACCGGGCTCCGCGACGCGGCCTTTCTTTGGTCAGAAAGCGGAGATCGTGGACGAGCAGGGCAATCCCGTCCCAGATGACACGGAAGGCTATCTGACACTCTTGAATCCGTGGCCCGCGATGCTACGGACGATCTATGGCGATGACGAACGCTACGTCAATCAATACTGGAGCAAGTACCCCGGACGCTACACCACAGGTGACTCCGCCAAACGTGACAAGGATGGTTATTACTGGATCATCGGGCGTGTGGACGATGTCATCAAGGTCTCCGGGCACAGGCTGGGCACGGCGGAGGTTGAATCTGCGCTGGTCAGTCACCCGGCCGTGGCGGAGGCGGCGGCGATCGGTCTGCCGCACGAAGTCAAGGGACAGGCCATCCACACGTTCGTGCTGCTGCGTTCCGGCTTCGCGCCTTCGCCTGAACTGGCAGAGGAGCTGCGCCAGCACGTCGCCACGCATATGGGGCCAATTGCCCGCCCTGAAGATGTCAAGTTCGTGGACAAACTCCCGAAGACGCGTTCCGGCAAGATCATGCGCCGCGTGTTGAAGGCAAGGGCACAGGGACTGCCCGAAGGCGATATTTCAACTCTTGAAGAATAA
- a CDS encoding alpha/beta fold hydrolase: MDNKKIIYLHGLESTSQSGKARQFAEKFPGMATPDFTGEFEERMQQLYPILGKEEGWTIIGSSYGGLMGTVFTCKHPTQVRKLILLAPALLRERFGSFLDIEPVSVPTVLIHGSEDDIVPLEPVREIAEKLFINLEYIVVEDGHRLHKAFEKLNWEEYLRTDD, encoded by the coding sequence ATGGATAACAAAAAGATAATCTACCTGCACGGACTTGAGTCCACCAGCCAGAGCGGCAAGGCGCGCCAGTTTGCCGAAAAATTCCCGGGCATGGCAACCCCCGATTTTACAGGTGAATTTGAAGAACGCATGCAACAACTTTATCCGATCCTCGGCAAAGAGGAAGGCTGGACGATCATCGGCTCATCTTATGGCGGATTAATGGGGACGGTCTTCACCTGCAAACATCCGACTCAAGTGCGTAAATTGATCCTGCTCGCACCTGCCCTGCTGCGCGAACGCTTCGGCTCTTTCCTGGACATTGAACCTGTGTCTGTTCCAACGGTGCTCATCCACGGAAGTGAGGATGATATCGTTCCGCTCGAACCTGTGCGTGAAATTGCGGAGAAACTCTTCATCAACCTGGAATACATTGTTGTGGAGGATGGCCACCGCCTGCACAAGGCGTTCGAGAAATTGAATTGGGAAGAGTACTTGAGAACTGACGATTGA
- the ftcD gene encoding glutamate formimidoyltransferase: MTQLIECIPNFSEARRPEVIDRIAAAVQSVPDVKLLDRSSDLDHNRTVLTFAGSPAGVEQAAFLAIQTAAELIDLDRHTGAHPRIGATDVVPFVPLNGASIEECIAIAKRLGERVGGELNIPVYLYEAAAMSPERVNLENIRRGQYEALKSEIESDPNRQPDYGPGKLPKAGATVIGARAPLIAFNVYLTTDDVSIAKKIAKAVRHSTGGLRYVKGLGLLVDGRAQVSMNLTDFHQTPIARVIEFIRREAQRYGVGIHHSELVGLIPQEALVDAAVWYTQLDQFSPEQILESRLFSSPAAGASSSPQPASFLDELASAVPAPGGGSAAAYAGAMGAALVSMVSGLTVGRKKYAEVEAEMQAVHVHAERLRADMTQAVEDDAASFEAVIGAFKLPKETEEQQTARTAAIQVATMNAAHIPLHSAENSLKIMELAVKCAENGNLNAISDSMSAFAMARASLTAAGYNVRINVDSLPDKSAGQPYLDELTVLEKEADKLEKRIRKVMKERGGI, translated from the coding sequence ATGACCCAACTCATCGAATGCATCCCCAACTTCTCCGAAGCGCGGCGGCCCGAAGTGATCGACCGCATCGCCGCCGCCGTTCAATCTGTGCCTGACGTCAAACTGCTCGACCGCTCCTCCGACCTCGACCATAACCGCACGGTGCTGACCTTCGCGGGCAGTCCCGCGGGCGTGGAACAAGCCGCCTTCCTTGCCATCCAGACCGCCGCCGAATTAATTGACCTTGACAGGCACACGGGCGCGCATCCTCGCATCGGTGCGACGGACGTGGTTCCCTTCGTCCCGCTCAACGGCGCGAGCATCGAAGAGTGTATCGCCATCGCCAAACGTCTTGGCGAGCGCGTGGGCGGCGAGCTCAACATCCCCGTCTATTTGTATGAGGCGGCGGCGATGAGTCCCGAACGGGTCAACCTCGAAAATATCCGCAGGGGGCAGTACGAAGCGCTTAAATCTGAAATCGAATCCGACCCGAACCGCCAGCCCGATTACGGCCCGGGCAAACTGCCCAAGGCGGGCGCGACGGTCATCGGCGCGCGCGCTCCGCTGATCGCCTTCAATGTCTATCTCACCACCGACGATGTAAGCATTGCCAAAAAAATCGCCAAAGCCGTGCGTCATTCCACGGGCGGCCTGCGTTACGTCAAGGGGCTGGGTCTGCTCGTGGACGGGCGCGCGCAGGTCTCGATGAACCTGACCGATTTCCACCAAACGCCCATCGCGCGCGTGATCGAGTTCATCCGCCGCGAAGCTCAGCGTTACGGCGTCGGCATCCATCACAGCGAACTGGTCGGCTTGATTCCCCAGGAGGCGTTGGTGGATGCGGCGGTCTGGTACACCCAACTGGATCAGTTCTCTCCCGAACAGATTCTTGAATCCAGACTCTTTTCTTCTCCCGCCGCCGGCGCTTCATCCTCCCCCCAGCCTGCTTCCTTCCTTGACGAATTGGCCTCCGCGGTACCCGCTCCCGGGGGCGGCTCGGCTGCTGCGTATGCAGGTGCCATGGGAGCGGCGCTGGTATCCATGGTCTCCGGTCTCACCGTCGGGCGCAAGAAATACGCCGAGGTGGAAGCCGAGATGCAAGCCGTACACGTCCACGCGGAACGACTCCGTGCTGATATGACCCAGGCCGTCGAAGACGACGCCGCTTCGTTTGAAGCCGTCATTGGCGCCTTCAAATTACCAAAAGAGACCGAAGAACAACAGACCGCGCGTACCGCCGCCATTCAAGTCGCCACCATGAACGCCGCGCACATCCCGCTCCACTCGGCGGAGAACTCCCTCAAGATCATGGAACTTGCCGTCAAATGCGCCGAGAACGGCAACCTCAACGCCATCAGCGACTCGATGTCCGCTTTCGCCATGGCGCGCGCCTCGCTGACCGCTGCTGGCTACAACGTGCGCATCAACGTGGACTCCCTGCCGGATAAGTCCGCAGGACAGCCCTATCTTGACGAACTCACCGTCCTCGAAAAAGAAGCCGATAAACTGGAAAAGCGAATCCGCAAAGTGATGAAGGAACGCGGCGGGATTTAA
- a CDS encoding M23 family metallopeptidase: MYRALILFVLFIIASCVPVPAPVETVAVLPSAASTEFAFTPISTSTPTTMAPTFTPTQIPCDPLTADFCIIDWKFPFHAPILPPDTDSVDGTYRYGSTQSGARDPHHGVEFQNRFGTPVYAAGDGVVVFADPDKTTKFSPWTNFYGNMVLIRHAGDFYTLYAHLSNIFVQAGSQIKAGERIGEVGQTGGATGSHLHFEVRRGGAGTDYFSTENPELWLIPAEGTGTLAITLKVDVERNYERPLVVTRFLDGSTDPLFVYYLSSYTKGFEHNEEDAVLGSLPPGRYKVAFSDGSGLRERIVLVEAGKLTQVVFEKK, translated from the coding sequence ATGTATCGTGCATTAATTCTTTTCGTATTATTCATCATCGCCTCCTGTGTCCCTGTCCCTGCGCCCGTAGAGACAGTTGCCGTATTGCCGAGCGCCGCGTCAACTGAATTTGCGTTCACCCCTATCTCGACTTCAACGCCCACTACGATGGCACCGACTTTCACCCCCACGCAAATCCCCTGTGACCCACTCACCGCAGATTTCTGCATCATCGATTGGAAATTCCCATTCCATGCTCCCATCCTTCCGCCGGATACCGATTCAGTGGATGGGACGTACCGCTATGGTTCGACGCAAAGCGGGGCGCGTGACCCGCATCATGGCGTCGAGTTTCAGAACAGGTTCGGCACACCTGTATATGCGGCGGGGGATGGGGTGGTTGTGTTCGCAGACCCGGACAAAACCACCAAATTCAGCCCGTGGACGAATTTCTATGGGAATATGGTGCTCATCCGCCATGCGGGGGATTTTTACACCCTGTATGCGCACCTCTCGAATATTTTTGTTCAGGCGGGCAGTCAGATAAAAGCTGGGGAGCGCATTGGGGAAGTCGGTCAGACGGGAGGGGCGACGGGCAGCCACCTCCACTTTGAGGTCCGCAGGGGAGGCGCTGGCACGGATTATTTTTCCACCGAGAACCCGGAGTTATGGTTAATTCCCGCTGAAGGAACGGGCACATTGGCCATCACCTTGAAGGTGGACGTCGAGCGGAACTACGAGCGCCCGCTGGTGGTCACGCGCTTTTTGGATGGAAGCACAGACCCGCTGTTCGTTTATTATCTTTCGTCATACACGAAGGGATTTGAGCATAATGAAGAGGATGCCGTGCTGGGCAGTCTGCCGCCGGGTCGATACAAGGTTGCTTTTAGTGATGGGTCCGGGTTGCGGGAGCGCATTGTCCTTGTGGAGGCTGGTAAACTGACCCAGGTTGTGTTCGAAAAGAAGTAA
- a CDS encoding FAD-binding oxidoreductase produces the protein MEEGAMKHHIYWQTTVQMPDDPNLTPIPARSDMAVIGGGYTGLSAARTLAKQGESVVVLEAETIGWGASSRNGGMTLTGLKPAMQTVIKNYGRELAKELFQCSLDSVDIVEKIVKEEKINCGFARTGHLLTANKPKHYDALKDEVDFMAKEFNHNVHLVAPKDLRSQIGTDIYHGALVDEVSAGLNPAQYVAGLADAAARAGATLCARARVTHLKRSGKRFVIQTERGNLEAGSILVATSGYTGDVTRKLQRKIIPIGSFIIATEKLSNELAHELSPKNRMIFDYKHFLNYFRLWDNRMIFGGRAAFFPENENTTTQSGGILRREMIQVYPQLKDVKVDYVWGGTLDFAFDQMTHVGEEDGIFYSLGYAGHGVAMATYLGATVAEAMMKGTIKEHPFAKFNFPGAPLGLYNGNPWFLPFAGMWYRILDWIE, from the coding sequence ATGGAAGAAGGCGCAATGAAGCATCACATCTACTGGCAGACCACCGTCCAAATGCCCGATGACCCAAATCTAACGCCCATCCCGGCCAGATCGGATATGGCGGTCATCGGCGGCGGATATACGGGACTGAGCGCAGCACGGACGCTGGCAAAGCAGGGCGAAAGCGTTGTTGTGCTCGAAGCCGAGACCATCGGCTGGGGCGCGAGTTCCCGCAATGGCGGCATGACATTGACAGGTCTAAAGCCCGCCATGCAAACGGTCATCAAAAACTATGGGCGGGAGTTGGCAAAGGAATTATTCCAGTGTTCGCTGGATTCGGTGGATATCGTCGAGAAAATCGTCAAGGAAGAAAAGATCAACTGCGGCTTTGCGCGGACAGGCCATTTATTGACGGCGAATAAACCGAAACACTACGACGCGCTCAAGGATGAAGTGGACTTCATGGCGAAGGAGTTCAACCACAATGTACATCTCGTCGCACCGAAGGATTTACGCAGCCAGATCGGCACGGACATCTACCATGGCGCTCTGGTGGATGAGGTCAGCGCGGGGTTGAACCCTGCCCAATATGTGGCGGGTCTCGCCGATGCGGCGGCTCGGGCAGGGGCAACGCTCTGCGCGCGAGCGCGTGTCACCCACCTCAAGCGAAGCGGGAAGCGGTTCGTCATCCAAACAGAGAGGGGCAATCTGGAAGCCGGGTCCATTTTGGTGGCAACATCTGGGTATACGGGAGATGTCACAAGGAAACTACAAAGGAAGATCATCCCCATCGGCTCGTTCATCATTGCGACGGAAAAGTTATCAAATGAACTTGCGCATGAACTCAGCCCGAAAAACCGCATGATCTTTGACTACAAACATTTTCTGAATTACTTCCGCCTTTGGGACAACCGCATGATCTTCGGCGGGCGCGCGGCGTTCTTTCCTGAAAATGAAAACACGACCACGCAAAGCGGCGGGATTTTGCGGCGCGAGATGATCCAGGTGTACCCGCAGTTGAAAGATGTAAAGGTGGACTATGTGTGGGGCGGCACGCTCGATTTTGCATTCGACCAGATGACGCATGTCGGCGAAGAGGATGGGATTTTCTACTCGCTCGGCTATGCGGGTCACGGTGTGGCAATGGCTACCTACCTGGGTGCAACGGTTGCAGAAGCCATGATGAAGGGAACCATCAAAGAGCATCCGTTCGCGAAGTTCAATTTTCCAGGTGCGCCGCTGGGATTGTACAACGGGAACCCGTGGTTCCTGCCGTTCGCGGGGATGTGGTACAGGATTTTGGATTGGATCGAATAA